Proteins from one Halovivax limisalsi genomic window:
- a CDS encoding PIN domain-containing protein produces the protein MIYVETDFLLALAKRSDWLKDEAEAALEERTVRTSILAYAEFMLVSERYGIDRVRAVSNLVELVPPLPDEHADVVLKAVRYQDAHGLTNFDALHAGMADTWGTPVLGSEGDYDQLAIDRVALEPTESE, from the coding sequence ATGATCTACGTCGAGACTGATTTCCTCCTGGCGCTCGCGAAGCGATCTGACTGGCTGAAAGACGAAGCCGAGGCGGCGCTGGAAGAGCGAACGGTTCGAACCTCTATCCTCGCGTACGCCGAATTCATGCTCGTCTCGGAGCGATACGGAATCGATCGCGTCCGTGCCGTGTCGAACCTCGTGGAACTGGTTCCACCGCTCCCGGACGAACACGCAGATGTCGTACTGAAGGCGGTGCGGTATCAGGACGCACACGGGTTGACCAACTTCGACGCGCTCCACGCCGGGATGGCGGACACCTGGGGAACGCCGGTACTCGGTTCGGAGGGTGACTACGATCAACTCGCCATCGATCGCGTGGCGCTGGAGCCAACTGAATCCGAGTAA
- a CDS encoding AbrB/MazE/SpoVT family DNA-binding domain-containing protein, protein MAKVDSKGRVVLPQEVRERLGMTPGTEVAIHEEGGKAVVEPEDDPEAIIDRMDQLVSEATANRSEPAQIDETADPVAQKHRAAIRRGAANDDDE, encoded by the coding sequence GTGGCGAAAGTAGATTCGAAGGGACGGGTCGTTCTCCCGCAGGAAGTCCGAGAGCGCCTCGGGATGACGCCCGGAACGGAGGTGGCTATCCACGAGGAAGGCGGAAAAGCGGTCGTCGAACCGGAAGACGACCCGGAAGCGATCATCGATCGCATGGACCAGCTGGTTTCGGAAGCGACTGCTAACCGCTCCGAACCGGCCCAAATCGACGAGACCGCCGATCCGGTCGCGCAGAAGCACCGCGCCGCGATCCGACGGGGGGCGGCGAACGACGACGATGAGTGA
- a CDS encoding type II toxin-antitoxin system VapC family toxin, producing the protein MSDAGGPYLFDVGVIALAHADTPVRGAALPYVRDAIAGDIDAVVPYPTLFGAHSVLTTYYGLSITDASRLLENFMEAKRVRWYDGMPDDVVRGGLSRSSDANVDGWDGYYAQVAIDEGVETVLTIDDDFERFDAFDTEVVLSPDEFRQLDQFLEN; encoded by the coding sequence ATGAGTGACGCGGGCGGTCCGTACCTGTTCGACGTTGGAGTTATCGCACTCGCACACGCGGACACGCCGGTTCGCGGCGCTGCGCTCCCGTACGTGCGAGATGCCATCGCCGGTGATATCGATGCCGTCGTGCCGTATCCGACGCTTTTCGGCGCGCATTCCGTCCTGACAACGTACTACGGACTATCGATTACGGATGCATCCCGGCTACTCGAGAATTTCATGGAGGCGAAACGCGTCCGCTGGTACGACGGGATGCCCGACGACGTCGTTCGAGGTGGCTTGTCGCGATCGAGTGACGCGAACGTCGACGGCTGGGACGGATACTACGCGCAGGTGGCGATCGACGAAGGAGTCGAGACCGTCCTGACGATCGACGACGACTTCGAGCGGTTCGACGCGTTCGATACCGAGGTCGTTCTCTCACCCGACGAGTTTCGCCAGTTGGATCAGTTTCTCGAAAACTGA
- a CDS encoding uracil-DNA glycosylase: MSRPSSPTDDPAFPESRHVVEADCERCPQLVDCREEISWGTGPLDAAVFVVGEAPGAGNPDADRWRGGNWTGMAYTAQHSGRRIRRLIDDVGYAGETFYTNAVKCFPADFDDPSTNREPTDAERAACRDHLVAELETVDPDVVLATGKHATVSILEADGRSLADLDGTGFLDSVLDPARCDALGTWLLPVLHPSYQDVWIARLGYERAEYLQTVRKRLDELVD, encoded by the coding sequence GTGTCCCGGCCATCGTCACCGACCGACGACCCCGCCTTCCCCGAGTCACGCCACGTCGTCGAAGCCGACTGCGAGCGCTGCCCCCAGCTCGTCGACTGTCGCGAGGAGATTTCGTGGGGGACGGGTCCGCTCGACGCCGCGGTCTTCGTCGTCGGCGAGGCGCCGGGCGCGGGCAACCCCGACGCCGATCGCTGGCGCGGCGGCAACTGGACGGGGATGGCATACACCGCCCAGCATTCCGGCCGACGAATTCGCCGATTGATCGACGACGTCGGGTACGCTGGCGAAACCTTCTACACCAACGCCGTGAAGTGCTTTCCTGCCGATTTCGACGACCCGTCCACGAATCGCGAACCCACCGACGCGGAGCGGGCGGCCTGTCGCGACCACCTCGTGGCGGAACTCGAAACGGTCGACCCCGACGTCGTCCTCGCGACGGGCAAGCACGCGACCGTCAGCATCCTCGAAGCGGACGGGCGCTCGCTCGCGGACCTGGACGGGACGGGCTTTCTCGACAGCGTGCTGGACCCGGCGCGCTGTGACGCACTCGGGACGTGGCTCCTGCCGGTTCTGCACCCCTCCTACCAGGACGTCTGGATCGCCCGGCTGGGGTACGAGCGCGCCGAGTACCTGCAAACGGTCCGGAAGCGGCTGGACGAACTGGTCGACTGA
- the ileS gene encoding isoleucine--tRNA ligase, with the protein MSRFGEVADQYESHALEAEVFEYWDAVDAYEQTKAHREGGERFFFVDGPPYTSGAAHMGTTWNKTLKDVYLRFLRMQGYDVTDRPGYDMHGLPIETKVEEELGFENKKDIEAYGEDAFIEACKEFADEQLEGLQADFQDFGVWMDWEDPYKTVSPEYMEAAWWGFSRAAERDLVEKGHRSISQCPRCETAIANNEVEYEDVEDPSIYVKFDLVDRDGDAPADAGDDGKLVVWTTTPWTIPANTFVAVDEAGDYVGVQAEQGGEEELLYVAEAKVDEVLSAGRYDDYEVVEELSGEDMLGWAYEHPVADEVPAHPDFDGACEVYAADYVDTHGDGTGLVHSAPGHGEEDFERGRELDFPIFCPVGSDGVYTAEGGAYEGQFVRDANEDIVADLEENGSLLASETVSHSYGHCWRCDTGIIQIVTEQWFITITDVKDELLANIEDSEWHPEWARDNRFRDFVEEAPDWNVSRQRYWGIPLPVWTPEDGGDGDANGADNGVDPDEMIVIGTREELAERVDQDVDPETVDLHKDTVDELTITEDGTTYTRVPDVFDVWFDSSVASLGTIGYPSNEDEFEELWPADLIMEAHDQTRGWFWSQLGMGTTAMGEIPYDEVLMHGFALDEDGRKMSKSVGNVVEPQEAIERHGADAMRLFLLSANPQGEDMRFSWDGMETMERHLRTLWNVFRFPLPYMRLDGFDPDETDLDAVADDLELVDEWVLARLQSTKAEMAAHFEDYRQDRALSALIEFVVEDVSRFYVQAVRERMWDEAESPSKSAAYATIYRVLRETVVLLAPYAPFVTEKLYGKLTGEHGFDTVHMEDWPEPDDRWEDEELETDVSLLRAIEEAGANARQQAGRKLRWPVPRVVVAANDERLAEAVSRHEALLADRLNAREIQVLDPEERWEELEYSAEADMSLLGPEFGDRAGDVMTALNEASVEEPSLDAIEDAVSAALDEDIELDEEMVSFVTRTPEGVAGSAITIEGDEHGVAYVDASLTEDIESEGYAREVIRRVQEMRKDADLDVEQRIALELDVDDDRVADLIDERLDLVREEVRADELRSVSDGRRETWDVEGVSMELAIEPLAAAEASD; encoded by the coding sequence ATGAGTCGATTCGGCGAGGTGGCCGACCAGTACGAGTCCCACGCGCTCGAAGCGGAGGTCTTCGAGTACTGGGACGCGGTCGACGCCTACGAGCAGACGAAAGCCCACCGGGAGGGCGGCGAGCGGTTCTTCTTCGTCGACGGGCCGCCGTACACCTCCGGCGCGGCCCACATGGGAACGACGTGGAACAAGACGCTGAAGGACGTCTACCTGCGCTTCCTGCGGATGCAGGGCTACGACGTCACCGACCGGCCGGGCTACGACATGCACGGCCTGCCGATCGAGACGAAAGTCGAGGAGGAACTCGGCTTCGAGAACAAGAAGGACATCGAGGCCTACGGCGAGGACGCCTTCATCGAGGCCTGCAAGGAGTTCGCCGACGAGCAACTCGAGGGCCTGCAGGCGGACTTCCAGGACTTCGGCGTCTGGATGGACTGGGAGGATCCCTACAAGACGGTCTCGCCGGAGTACATGGAGGCCGCCTGGTGGGGCTTCTCGCGGGCCGCGGAGCGCGACCTCGTCGAGAAGGGTCACCGCTCCATCTCGCAGTGTCCGCGCTGCGAGACGGCGATCGCGAACAACGAGGTCGAGTACGAGGACGTCGAGGATCCCTCGATCTACGTGAAATTCGATCTGGTGGATCGAGATGGCGACGCGCCGGCGGACGCAGGTGACGACGGCAAACTCGTCGTCTGGACGACGACGCCGTGGACCATCCCCGCGAACACGTTCGTCGCCGTCGACGAGGCGGGCGACTACGTCGGCGTACAGGCCGAACAGGGCGGGGAGGAAGAGTTGCTGTACGTGGCAGAAGCGAAGGTCGATGAGGTCCTCTCGGCCGGGCGCTACGACGACTACGAGGTCGTCGAGGAACTCTCCGGCGAGGACATGCTCGGCTGGGCCTACGAGCACCCGGTGGCCGACGAGGTCCCCGCACACCCCGACTTCGACGGCGCCTGCGAGGTCTACGCGGCCGACTACGTCGACACGCACGGCGACGGCACCGGCCTCGTCCACTCCGCGCCGGGCCACGGTGAGGAGGACTTCGAGCGCGGGCGCGAACTCGACTTCCCCATCTTTTGTCCAGTCGGCAGCGACGGCGTCTACACGGCGGAGGGCGGCGCGTACGAGGGCCAGTTCGTCCGCGACGCGAACGAGGACATCGTCGCCGACCTCGAAGAAAATGGGTCGCTGCTGGCCTCGGAGACGGTCTCGCACAGCTACGGTCACTGCTGGCGCTGCGACACGGGCATCATCCAGATCGTCACCGAGCAGTGGTTTATCACGATCACCGACGTCAAGGACGAGCTGCTCGCAAACATCGAGGACAGCGAGTGGCACCCCGAGTGGGCCCGCGACAACCGCTTTCGCGACTTCGTCGAGGAGGCGCCCGACTGGAACGTCTCCCGGCAGCGCTACTGGGGCATCCCGCTGCCCGTCTGGACGCCGGAAGATGGCGGCGATGGCGACGCGAACGGCGCCGACAACGGCGTCGACCCCGACGAGATGATCGTCATCGGGACGCGCGAGGAACTCGCCGAGCGCGTCGACCAGGACGTCGATCCCGAGACGGTCGACCTCCACAAGGACACCGTCGACGAGCTGACGATCACCGAGGACGGGACGACCTACACGCGCGTGCCGGACGTCTTCGACGTCTGGTTCGACTCCTCGGTCGCCTCGCTGGGCACGATCGGCTACCCGTCGAACGAGGACGAGTTCGAGGAACTGTGGCCCGCGGACCTCATCATGGAGGCCCACGACCAGACGCGGGGCTGGTTCTGGTCGCAGCTGGGGATGGGGACGACCGCGATGGGCGAGATTCCCTACGATGAAGTTCTCATGCACGGCTTCGCGCTGGACGAGGATGGCCGGAAGATGTCCAAGTCGGTCGGCAACGTCGTGGAGCCACAGGAGGCCATCGAGCGCCACGGCGCCGACGCCATGCGGCTGTTCCTGCTCTCGGCGAACCCGCAGGGCGAGGACATGCGCTTCTCCTGGGACGGCATGGAGACGATGGAGCGCCACCTCCGGACGCTCTGGAACGTGTTCCGCTTCCCGCTGCCGTACATGCGCCTCGACGGCTTCGACCCCGACGAAACTGACCTCGATGCGGTCGCGGACGACCTCGAACTCGTCGACGAGTGGGTGCTCGCCCGGCTGCAGTCGACGAAGGCCGAGATGGCCGCCCACTTCGAGGACTACCGGCAGGACCGGGCGCTTTCCGCCCTGATCGAGTTCGTCGTCGAGGACGTCTCCCGGTTCTACGTCCAGGCGGTCCGCGAGCGCATGTGGGACGAGGCCGAAAGCCCCTCGAAGTCCGCGGCCTACGCGACGATCTACCGCGTCCTCCGCGAGACCGTCGTCCTCCTCGCGCCCTACGCCCCGTTCGTCACCGAGAAGCTCTACGGCAAGCTCACCGGCGAGCACGGGTTCGACACGGTTCACATGGAAGACTGGCCCGAGCCCGACGACCGGTGGGAGGACGAGGAACTGGAAACCGACGTCTCGCTCCTGCGCGCGATCGAGGAAGCCGGCGCGAACGCCCGCCAGCAGGCCGGCCGCAAGCTGCGCTGGCCCGTCCCGCGCGTCGTCGTGGCGGCGAACGACGAGCGACTCGCCGAGGCCGTCTCTCGCCACGAGGCCCTGCTGGCCGACCGGCTCAACGCCCGCGAGATCCAGGTGCTCGACCCCGAGGAGCGATGGGAGGAACTCGAGTACAGCGCCGAGGCCGACATGAGCCTGCTCGGTCCAGAATTCGGCGACCGGGCCGGCGACGTGATGACCGCGCTCAACGAGGCCAGCGTCGAGGAACCGAGTCTCGACGCCATCGAAGACGCGGTCTCGGCGGCCCTTGACGAGGATATCGAGCTCGACGAGGAGATGGTCTCGTTCGTCACGCGGACGCCCGAGGGCGTCGCCGGCTCGGCGATCACCATCGAGGGCGACGAGCACGGCGTCGCTTACGTCGACGCCTCGCTCACCGAGGACATCGAGAGCGAGGGCTACGCCCGCGAGGTCATCCGGCGCGTCCAGGAGATGCGAAAGGACGCCGATCTCGACGTCGAGCAACGCATCGCGCTCGAACTCGACGTCGACGACGACCGCGTGGCCGACCTGATCGACGAACGCCTGGATCTAGTCCGCGAGGAGGTTCGCGCCGACGAACTCCGGTCGGTCTCGGACGGCCGCCGCGAGACCTGGGACGTCGAGGGCGTCTCGATGGAACTGGCGATCGAGCCGCTCGCGGCGGCCGAAGCGTCGGACTAG
- a CDS encoding DUF7437 domain-containing protein: MSKAPPASDPPDAGRAARQFFVVQELLGSPELARFYTDLLINSPTTVTAVRERQGFSKSTAYKYANRLAELGVATELDEYENGSSRWRGDAVSGDWTDETTLEFGPAIIAVYGATSVDDLELFVDRHGKAALAPAITATVRYLEGETTRRGVANDLGVPAVEGIAVTQAVERILAVLANDDPTLQSAAFEVEVHERAIEQGPYQRADG; this comes from the coding sequence ATGTCGAAGGCGCCGCCCGCCTCCGACCCGCCGGACGCTGGACGGGCCGCCCGGCAGTTCTTCGTCGTGCAGGAATTGCTGGGTTCGCCCGAGCTCGCCCGATTCTACACGGATCTGTTGATCAATTCGCCGACGACGGTCACCGCCGTCCGGGAGCGCCAGGGGTTCTCGAAAAGTACCGCGTACAAGTACGCCAATCGGCTGGCAGAGCTGGGCGTCGCCACCGAACTCGACGAGTACGAGAATGGCTCGTCACGCTGGCGAGGCGACGCCGTCAGCGGCGACTGGACGGACGAAACGACGCTCGAATTCGGCCCGGCCATCATCGCCGTCTACGGGGCGACGAGCGTCGACGACCTCGAACTGTTCGTGGACCGGCACGGAAAAGCCGCGCTCGCCCCCGCGATTACGGCCACGGTCCGGTATCTCGAAGGGGAAACGACGCGCCGCGGGGTGGCGAACGACCTCGGCGTCCCGGCCGTCGAGGGGATCGCAGTGACGCAGGCGGTCGAGCGAATACTCGCGGTCCTGGCGAACGACGACCCGACACTGCAGAGCGCCGCATTCGAAGTCGAGGTGCACGAGCGTGCGATCGAGCAGGGCCCCTACCAGCGAGCCGATGGGTGA
- a CDS encoding helix-turn-helix domain-containing protein produces MAKIEAISADELLAALESAEGKRETMRLMVAILYKRGPSVPMIAEWFDMRERTIYDWLDRLEARPIAEAITDDERPGRPPKLAADERERFERAVRQAPTECGYDADRWSTELAGRFLREELDVEYSRRHVQRLLREAGLEPRRPPANKETVDARAQFWDAAAE; encoded by the coding sequence ATGGCAAAAATCGAGGCTATTTCGGCCGACGAACTCCTGGCCGCGCTCGAATCGGCCGAGGGTAAACGGGAGACGATGCGGCTGATGGTCGCGATCCTGTACAAGCGCGGACCGTCGGTCCCGATGATCGCCGAGTGGTTCGACATGCGCGAGCGAACGATCTACGACTGGCTCGACCGGCTCGAAGCGCGCCCGATCGCGGAGGCGATCACGGACGACGAACGGCCCGGGCGACCACCCAAACTGGCGGCGGACGAGCGCGAGCGGTTCGAGCGGGCCGTCAGGCAGGCGCCGACGGAGTGTGGGTACGACGCGGACAGGTGGTCCACCGAACTCGCCGGTCGGTTCCTCCGGGAAGAACTCGACGTCGAGTACAGCCGGCGACACGTCCAGCGATTGTTGCGTGAGGCCGGCCTCGAACCGCGACGACCGCCGGCAAATAAAGAGACGGTCGATGCGCGGGCCCAGTTCTGGGATGCGGCGGCCGAGTAA
- a CDS encoding DUF2891 domain-containing protein, which produces MHPFEGVDTAIVVEGRSDWVRSELADRFAEAPLSGVEREYPHHVGAIDGPDDVPRPAEDHPVFYGCYDWHSAVHGHWALVRGLRLFDDHPRDAEIVESLDARLTPENVERERAYLEDNPTFEEPYGWGWFLRLAAELHLWVESGPDERPDAWLETLRPLEETVVELVESRLLPSERPQRVGTHGNTAFALSCVLDYARVRGESDLERAVVDATARLYGDDRDYPIEYEPLGWDFLSPALVEADLVRRVLDFASFADWFDEFLPDVARSPAEALPDPIAVDPDVDDGMTLHLAGLDLSRAWCLAGIAETLGDRPAAAAMERSAREHADAGLSVAFTDTYAGSHWLASFALYLVTRRDGAIAPP; this is translated from the coding sequence ATGCATCCGTTCGAGGGGGTCGACACCGCGATCGTCGTCGAGGGGCGGAGCGACTGGGTCAGATCGGAGCTGGCGGACCGCTTCGCCGAGGCGCCGCTTTCCGGCGTCGAGCGCGAGTATCCACACCACGTCGGGGCGATCGACGGGCCCGACGACGTCCCGCGGCCCGCCGAGGACCACCCGGTCTTCTACGGCTGCTACGACTGGCACTCGGCGGTCCACGGCCACTGGGCGCTCGTCCGCGGGCTCAGGCTGTTCGACGACCACCCCCGCGACGCCGAGATCGTTGAGTCGCTGGACGCGCGTCTCACGCCCGAGAACGTCGAGCGCGAGCGTGCGTACCTGGAAGACAACCCGACGTTCGAGGAGCCCTACGGCTGGGGCTGGTTCCTCCGGCTCGCCGCGGAGCTTCACCTGTGGGTGGAGTCGGGCCCCGACGAGCGCCCGGACGCCTGGCTGGAAACGCTGCGCCCGCTGGAGGAAACCGTCGTCGAGCTCGTCGAATCTCGGCTTCTGCCCTCGGAGCGTCCCCAGCGGGTGGGAACGCACGGCAACACCGCGTTCGCGCTCTCGTGCGTGCTGGACTACGCCCGGGTGCGAGGCGAGAGCGACCTGGAGCGGGCGGTCGTCGACGCGACGGCCCGACTCTACGGCGACGACCGCGACTACCCCATCGAGTACGAGCCGCTGGGATGGGACTTCCTCTCGCCGGCGCTCGTCGAGGCCGACCTGGTGCGCCGGGTCCTCGACTTCGCGTCGTTCGCCGACTGGTTCGACGAGTTCCTGCCCGACGTGGCACGGTCGCCGGCCGAGGCCCTCCCGGACCCCATCGCCGTCGATCCCGACGTCGACGACGGCATGACGCTGCACCTGGCCGGGCTGGACCTCTCGCGAGCGTGGTGTCTGGCCGGGATCGCGGAGACGCTGGGCGACCGCCCCGCCGCGGCGGCGATGGAGCGATCCGCCCGCGAGCACGCCGACGCGGGCCTCTCGGTGGCGTTTACCGACACCTACGCCGGCTCGCACTGGCTCGCGTCGTTCGCGCTCTACCTCGTGACCAGGCGCGACGGCGCCATCGCACCGCCGTAA
- a CDS encoding AbrB/MazE/SpoVT family DNA-binding domain-containing protein produces MGTTTDDRGRLYLSKDIRERHGEKYHVVEYEDHIELIPIDDDPLEGLREAVGDAFDGRSVEELRTEAREAASEEAMDDLRRD; encoded by the coding sequence ATGGGCACGACGACCGACGATCGCGGCCGGCTGTACCTCTCGAAGGATATCCGCGAACGCCACGGCGAGAAGTACCACGTCGTCGAGTACGAGGACCACATCGAGCTGATCCCCATCGACGACGATCCGCTGGAGGGATTGCGCGAGGCCGTCGGTGACGCGTTCGATGGACGATCGGTCGAGGAATTGCGAACCGAGGCACGAGAAGCGGCGAGCGAGGAGGCGATGGATGATCTACGTCGAGACTGA
- a CDS encoding DUF5518 domain-containing protein — MSDVLAVLGRAVRGLADGDRPVATLLGLATVPITIVLSWSAVTDPGMVAGGTISGAPMVLAAVIAGYYYGDRPTSARLVGVQVGLVGSVATVVVYLANAATTIASASGWMTIVSVLLTPVAIALVTAIAVLLCVLGAMGGDWLHAKVAGGRDGRRTGARG, encoded by the coding sequence ATGTCCGACGTGCTGGCGGTCCTCGGGCGGGCCGTCCGCGGTCTCGCCGACGGCGACCGACCCGTGGCGACGCTGCTCGGCCTCGCGACGGTGCCGATCACGATCGTGCTTTCGTGGAGTGCGGTGACCGATCCCGGGATGGTTGCCGGTGGGACGATTTCCGGTGCTCCGATGGTACTCGCCGCCGTGATCGCCGGCTACTACTACGGTGACCGGCCGACGTCGGCGCGGCTGGTCGGCGTCCAGGTCGGACTCGTCGGCTCGGTCGCGACGGTCGTCGTCTACCTCGCGAACGCCGCGACGACGATCGCCTCCGCCTCCGGGTGGATGACCATCGTTTCCGTCCTCCTGACGCCGGTCGCGATCGCCCTCGTTACCGCGATCGCCGTTTTGCTCTGCGTCCTGGGCGCGATGGGTGGCGACTGGCTGCACGCGAAGGTGGCGGGAGGCCGTGACGGCCGTCGAACCGGCGCAAGGGGCTGA